The region actgacaCTGCGTGCTAAGAGGTTGCCACACGCCAGGTGACATCTGATAcccgtgcctgtgtcagagcccAGGTCTGCACATCAGTCCGGGAGCAGacaggattaatagtaacattgtAAGTGACAGTAGATAAAaacttgaatggtccatccaatcttccCAATAGTcacacattatcaattcatgattaaaccaacaatgtgatattatatacttgattatggtctttctttggtgtttctgggacatagaccatagaagtacaACCGgcactatccttatgttccaactgctggagttgccatcgaagctcactccagcctatttgtcttatttgtgggatacagactgTAAAAGACTGTCCAGCGCTGTCcccatgttccagccactaaagttgctaagtgctttccagcccatcctaaaccaaattgccatatatgagacacagaccatacaagtctgcctggtatcggccctagttcatcacagcctaAGCagcacttgacacatccacatatatgcagccatttaagtttaggttccatttcctaattagagatcctctatgttcatcccatgcctttttgaattgtcACAATTTGTGTCTCTATCAcatccttaatggagactttccgcatctgtgctgtaaAAGCACagaggagagaaggagacagCAATCAAAGTACACCAATAGGTGAAAGGCTGGTGCAAATGCAgcgtacacttccacaggaatgTAAACTGCACGCTCTTTCAGCAGCTCAAGTAGCTAAACCCTCTGCTTTTTGACTCCATCGCAGTAAATGGAAGGCTGCAGCATTTTTACAAGCCATCACCACAGATAACTGAGCCCTATAAACAATTCTTCAAGGATATCGCTTACATTTTCTCAACAAAACATCTCAAAAAGGTCTAACAAGGGACCCAATTCCTCTTGCATCCATACTGCAATACTATCAGAGGAGATCAATGCTCTCCTTGCAAGCAAATATGATAGACAAGCTTTCTGCATCTCCTCAGAAAAGGTTTTCACTCAAGATTCTTCCTCATTCCCAAAAAGTCAGGAATTCATCCCATATTGGACATGCACGATCTGAACTGATTCATCAAGAAAGAAACATTCAACAAGAACTCCCTTGTCACAATTTTACCACTGTTGCATCAAAATAATTGGCTTTAGCTCTCAATCtcaaggatgcctatacccacatcccAATACATCCAAATCGCTTGTCAATTTCTCAGATCATTATGATCATTATGATCTCAGATCACAATGTTTTCCCTTTTCAGCTCTCATCTGTCCCCTGAgttttcacaaaatgcctagcagtcACCACTGCAGCACTTTGGAGAAAGGGCCATTAAATTTTTTCCATATCTCAACAATTGGCTTATTTCTGCTCACAGAGGGTGGCAGAACAATCTGTAAATGCCACAACCTAGGATGTCTCATCAATGtagaacataacatagtagatgacggtagaaaaagacctgcacggtccatccagtctgcccaacaagataaactcatatgtacctgtcttcttcagatcacagaccgtacaagtctgcccagcactatccccgcctcccaccaccggctctggcacagaccgtataagtctgccagaattttccccgcctcccaccactggctctgccatccaatcttggctaagctccagaggatccattccttctgaacaggattcctttatgtttatcccacacatgtttgaattctgttaccgttttcatttccaccacctcccgcaggagggcattccaagcatccaccactctctccgtgaagacatacttcctgacatttttcttgagtctgcatccccccccccccccccccttcaatctcatttcatgttctctcgttctactgccttcccctctccggaaaaggttcgtttgcagattaatacctttcaaatatttgaacgtctgtatcgtatgacccctgtttctcctttcctccagggtatacatgttcaggtcaacaggtctctcctcatacgtcttgtaacgcaaatcccataccattctcgtagcttttctttgcaccgcttccattttttttttttattaatgcttttacaatacatttacaagTCATACATAAACTTGCGTTGGTAATGCGGACCTGAATACTTACAAAAACATAAGTTCTTTAACCAGAAGAAATTATAGCACTTTgtcctctttagaccacaatattAGGAGGCCACATGAAGGAAATATAACAGCAGAAGTTTAAggcaaaaacaaaatcaaattatATAGCTTAGCAGACATCTAGCCAACTTAGTATCATCAAACTAAGGCTACCCAGTagccaatttttttattttaacaaattcactaagatgttctggttgaaaaaacacatattttatccctaggaatttaaccacacatttacaggggtaattaaGATAGAAAGATGCTCCCAGAGCTATGGTTTCAGCCCTAAGAGACAGTaaagctttccttctctcctgGGTTAATTTGGTCACGTCTGGGAACATCCATATTTTTTTCCCTAAGAAGAGTGAATTTGCATTTCTAAAGTAAAGGCGTTTAACTGCCTccagatcttgttcaaatacaaagttCACTAATAGTGTCAGTCTTTCAGAGTCTTCAGACATAGAAGTTTCTAGAAAATCAGTTAGATTCATAATGTCTTTATCTTTTGGCCGTTCGGGGGCCCCTGGATCTGGCTGTACTTCGGATACTTTCTTTAATTgtatataataaatcttatttattggtGGAAACATTTCAGGGGAATAATGTAATACTTCcagtaaatatttcttaaatgcaTCCAGTGGACTAACCCCCAAAGACCTTGGGAAATTCAGAAAACGTAGTGTTAATCTACGATaaaaattttcaatctgttctaaTTTTCGATGGAGAAAAGTCCTGTCTTTTACTGTTGTCACTTTAAATTCCTGTaaattcttcatttcttgttttaAATCCAGCACTTGCGAGTTAAATTCTTGCTTTGTATTTTCCATAGTTTTAGAAAGTAAATCCATTTTACTTACAAGTGATGAGATTTCTTTCGTGGAATTGGCTACTGAAGTATCCAAACGCTGGAGAGCATTCCAAATACTCTCCAGCGTCACCGTCCCCGATCTAAAGAATGGAGCTCTTTGCTCAGGAAGGGAaaattcctttcccttccctccgtcGGTTTTCGCCCCTTCCACTCCTCGATCCGTGTGGCCCTGTATCACCACTTCCGGTCCCAGAGTCACACGCTGGAGAGGGCGTCCTTCGGGTTGGGGCGGCGGTTCGAGTTCCGGGGGAGACAAGGTGACATCGAGTCCCAGGCCCCGAGGGTCTCCTTCCGACGAGGCAGCAGGACTATTCCCAGGTATTGGGGTAGATGTAGTTGTGGCGTATCTCTCCATCGTCTGTTGCCCACCAGGAGGTCTAGGCTTCGAGGTCTCACCTTTGACCAATCCCTTTCGCTTGGTATGGGGCATTTTGGATAACGAAGTAATGTTGTGGGAAACAGATTTCAGGAGCTCACAAGCTGCAAACTAtcgtgccgccatcttgtcacgtgacctccgcttccatttttttaacatccttcacaagatacggcctccaaaactgaacacaatactccaggtgggccctcaccaacgtcttatacaggggcattaaaacctcttttcttctgctggtcacacctctctctgtacagcctagcaattttctagctacggccaccactttgtcacactgtttcatcgccttcaggtcctcagatactgtcaccccaagatccctctccccgtccgtacctatcagactctccctgcctaatacatatgtctcccttggatttctactccctaaatgcatcactttgcatttcttcgcattgaattttaattgccaaacattagaccattcttctagcttccgcagatcttttttcatgttttcaatGCTAACCCCCATTAATTTTTTTGCAATTCATTAGGGCCTCTCTATGGGAAGAGTTTTTCTCCCAGAGGACAGGTTGCAAACTCTTCCACATCTTGCACTGAAACTCTCTTGAAGATGATCCACCTCAGCTCATAGTCTCTTCTAACATCTGGATCATATGGCTTCAACTGTGCCCATAATCCTGCTAGGCAGGATGCATATGTGACAGCTTCAGTGGCATCCCAAACTGGATTGGAATCAGGATCTTCAACCATAACTACAGATGCATCCACATCTGCACAACTGGAAAACTCAAGGATTCAGAAGATACTGCACTCATCACTCCTCACTGGCCCAGAAAGATCTGGTTCCCACACACATAGTCTCTCCATGGATCAAACAACACTAAAGGCTATCATCCAATTCTCCTGACACAGGATCAAGGACACATCCTGCACCCCACCCAAAGAGTTGGTCTCAGCTTGGAGTTTGAACAGGGGCAGGCTTAGTCCCTCTTCTAAGCTCAAGCAAGTGCTTTTAGCTTCAAGGAAGCAAGCAACTTGAAAGACATATCTGTCTAAGTGGCACCAATTCTCCATCTGGGCATAGTATCAAAGACTAGAACCTCATACATGACATGTAATACATGTCCTCCTTCAAAGATTATGGTCTATCTGCTTCACCTTTCAGAATGAGGATGGCAGATCTCTTCAGTTAGAATCAATTTAATGGCCATACTGGCTTACCACCACCTTGTCCAGGGGAAGCCTCTTGCTACACATCCCCTTGTCTCCCACTTTATAAGAGGCTTACTAAACATAAAGCCCCCCTTTGAATGTACCCCCACCAGATTGGAACCTTAATGTTGTTTTAGCCAAGCTTGTGGAACAACCTTTTTGAATCTCTTGCTActgcttctattcagcatctTTAATTGGAAAACTCTTTCTAGTAACCATAACAACAGCAAGAAGAGTCAATGAGCTATACACTCTTGTCCATTAACCCTCCCTATACTGAATTCCTCCACAATAAGGTGCTTCTGCAAACTCATCCCAAATTTCTTCCCAAAATCATATAGGAGTTTCATCTCAATGAATCAGTGGTTTTATCTATATTTTTCCTCTGCATTACTCTACCCACACAGGGTCTTCTCTTCACATTCTTGACTGCAGACAAGTGTTACTCTACTACCTTtaccaaacaaaaaaatataaggaAATCTTCACAGGTGTATGTTACATTCAATTCTAAAAGTCCAAGCTCCCCTGGCTCTAAATGGACCCTGGTGAACTGGACTATCAGATTGCATTTCTCTCTGCTACATATTAGCAGGCCTcaccacaccccctcccccccccaggccaaATCAACTCCATGCAAAGGCAATCTCAGTAGGGAACCTCAGGACAGCCTCTATCTTAGATATCTGCAAAGCTGTGACCTGGTCCACTGTTCATACTGTCACCAAGTATTATTGCAGACCTCATTTTCCTCCATCCATTCTACCACTTTGGCCCACCAAACCAAGAACAACATGGCCCTTAGCATGGGACTCACCTTTGAGTGCATTCCCCTACACAGTCTACAGATAAAGAAAAGTTGAATTTGACCCATGGCTTCTTTGGTTCTCAGCCccctgctttaaccactaggccactccagagacaagaaagtgaagttgcttacctgtaacagaggttctctgtagacagcagAGAAATGCAGCCACATCACCCAACCCCATCCCctcagaaagaaaaataaaaagagtaACGAAAGAATTTCTGTTTAGCTTTGATATAGACTGAGGAAGGGGACCAAGGCAGTGTGGGAacccctgtgcatgctcagttaaCTTTGACTTCTCTGAGCTAGGAAAACACTCCAGCACACAAGGCTCCATTGGGTGATGTCACCttcaagtgtggctgcattcccCTGCTGTCTTTAGAGAACCCCTGTTACAGGTAAACAATTTCACTTTGTCTCTGGAATGGCCAGGTGGGTAGGACAGgaggctgagaagccagggttcaaatcccacttctgtcaCCAATCTTCTTATCTTTTGAGCAAATCACTTCatccttcattgcctcagatatAGCTTACTTCTCTTTGGAAGGGCTTTCCAACTCcagctgaatttgtaatctgccttgagctCATACTAGTAAAAGCAAATAATGATATCTAAAAAATCCAATTCCAAGTATTGTAGCTCTAACAGGTGTTCTCTATGGTTATCGGGATAATGTGGCCTCCTCTGAGGGCTGCCTATTTGATATGCTCTGTGTTGGATGATAGTTAAATGCTTCAGCCAATGGCATTTGTGGCTCACCTTGTCAACTACTGATATATCCTCAGTTCATTGAATAGCAAGGACAAAGTCATTTTATAGAGTAGAGGATTGGAAATGAGTTAGATGATATTGTCTTATCAAAGCACTTGAGGTCTCATTCTGGTGTTCTTTGGTTTCTCCATTTTGGttacccgccctccctccctcttttttttttttttttctttttgaggggACAGCGAGCATGAAGGTTTGTCTGCATTACCCTGATGTCTatggaaaacatctgttacaggtaagcaacttcactttctctgtgtccacaggataatgcagacacacgtggaggggcataatcgaacgaggacgcacatctctaaggatggcgccacgaaggggcggggaaacccgtattatctaaacaagatgggcgtccatctttcgtttcgataatacagttggggactccgaaatctcaacatttaggttgaccttagagatgggcgaccttagagatgggcggcctcggttttcggcaataatggaaaccaaagacgtccatctcaaaaatggccaaatccaagccatttggtcgtgggaggagccagcatttgtagtgcactggtccccctcacatgccaggacaccaaccgaacaccctagggggcactgcagcggacttcagaaattgctcccaggtgcatagttcccttacattgggtgctgagcccccccacccaggtccgcctgcctgaagtacactgcactcactacaactgctcctgggacctgtatactgctgcgatggacccgagtatggcatttgaggctggcaaaaaagtatttttaacctgtttttttaatggtgggagggggttagtgaccactgggggagtaaggggaggtcatccccaattccctccggtggtcatctgctcagctTGGTGTCCTTTACTGACAAGTAATCTGACATATGGGTTTCCTTGTTTTCCAATCTACAGGCAAACACTGTACCACTCTATACACTTTACAGTGAAAGAGACTCCATATGTAAGTTCAGTATGCTGCAGCTATTGTGAGACCATTTGCCTTTATTTCTAAAGATCCCTGAATGCATGGAGAAAGGAGTGGTTTCATTCTTTATGCATCTGAACTACAGGCCTCATGCTTTCTGTACAGAACACCTGAAAAGGAATTGACTAACAAAACCCTTGCTCAACATCTCTACAACATAGCTTGAGTCACTAACTGTCTAGCAACAGAAGTACTGCCTTTAAAAAAGGTATGATTATAGTTCTATATTGAAATGCAAAGCGAACAGCATGTAGCGCTATAATACAGTGCTACATTTAGGGACTATGGGAAAATTCTTAGTACATCAGTCCCTTAGAGACCACCTTTATAATAAATTATTCCCTCTTCAGATTTTCCATCCTGTTCTCTGGTTTTACTGGTTCCATCTCTTCCCTCATCCTTAGCCCCTGAAGCATGAAAAAAAAGAGATGCATGCATAATGCTACATAGTGTAAGCATCCACCCCAGTTGTGTTTTTTCAGCAACAAAGAATTATCTTTAAGTGGAATACAAAATCCAAGAGCTACACACAGGTGGTACGGTGAAGGGAGGGGAGATAGTCAAGAAAACAAAGCACTGGCAATACATGTAGGTGAAAATAAACTCTCCAGTTGTGTTCCAAAGTTCATCAGCTGCATTTTTTAAAGATTATATATGAACGTGTCTATATATATGCTCACAAACCTACAAATGCATATACATAAACACACATATACAGTACTATTGAGCAGCATGAATTCTGCATGGGTTATACAATCTATCTGTATAATTAAGCCTATTTTCTGCAACCCTATCTGTCCAAGTCAGATTGCTGCAAGTACATAAATAAAGTTACTTTAGATCTGCTATTTCTCCATTCAGACTTGGACAGGTAAGTTATCCACATAACAACTCAATAACACTGTTATATGAATAACTTGTGGGCCTGCCTCTTCTCTCTTGCTATAGATTCCTTTAATCCACTTAGCAGGCCAGGATTGTGAATGTAAGCCACTCATGCAGTTGGCACCTTCTGTCAACTATCAAACTTAATTTTGGTATTTAGTCCTCTATTCATTTGCCATCTCTTCATCTGTTAGATTCTGCCCATTCATGGAGGGTGTGTCCGACTGTGCTTGTGATAAATCCTCAAAATCCTGACTCATAGTAGGAGAAATTATGTCAGGGCTTGTGTCACAAGACTCTGTACTTTGCTCAGAGGTAGCTATGGTTGTTGCCGTGCTTTTTGGGATTTGATCAAAATCATCATCATCTTCTAAAATTGGAGATTCATGAATATCTGAAAGGGGAGGAGAAAAGACGTATAGTACTATTTGACTCCTTTCCAAATTAAAGGACATGATTTGAACGATACAGGTCAAGGAATAAATGTGGTAGGAGAAAGGaacacacacagaggggcattttcaaaagaaacgtctatgttggaatttggacgtctttgtaaaacgtccaaatttggacatctttgtaaaacgtccaaattcggaggcggggaggtcattttcaaaaaagatggacgtccatcttttgtgttcgaaaataccatgggcatccttggatttggatgttttgcaatttggacatctttgattttcggccatttttgaacgcaaagacgtccaagtctaaaacgtccaaagtcaagccatttggacatgggaggagccagcatttgtaatagactggtccccctgacatgccaggatagcaaccgggcactgcaatggacttcataaaatgctcccaggtac is a window of Microcaecilia unicolor chromosome 11, aMicUni1.1, whole genome shotgun sequence DNA encoding:
- the KXD1 gene encoding kxDL motif-containing protein 1 isoform X2; protein product: MLARFEKTNEMLLNFNNLSNTRMQQMSERFLHHTRTLLEMKKDLDSIFRRIRTLKGKLAKQYPDAFNNIHESPILEDDDDFDQIPKSTATTIATSEQSTESCDTSPDIISPTMSQDFEDLSQAQSDTPSMNGQNLTDEEMANE